A genomic region of Paenibacillus sp. PL2-23 contains the following coding sequences:
- a CDS encoding glycoside hydrolase family protein — translation MRGFGVESAEASLFSHRLEPIGRILEDRHYHVWCCSPIYDEEGKVHVFFSRWPLDAGHEGWLKVSEIAHAVADEPGGPYKVLGTVMTGRKGKAWDAATIHNPTVQKIGSKYAMFYLGNSDGTVHTQRIGLAIADSLYGPWSRVGNEPILDVSEDKGMWDSYITVNPALLQHQDGQFWLYYKAWDRYNDNMRKMGVAIAKHIEGPYIKHPANPLVDFSCIPAEAEDAYVFEENGKYHMLMRDMGVFSERGGIYLESEDGLQWSQPTIGYYPSHYYFDEPEYRFERPQVLMRNGTPAYLFLALMGWNGQRSSGAVLKIQK, via the coding sequence ATGAGAGGTTTTGGTGTGGAATCAGCAGAAGCTTCACTATTCAGCCACAGACTCGAACCAATAGGACGTATCCTGGAGGACCGTCATTATCATGTTTGGTGTTGTTCACCCATCTACGACGAGGAAGGTAAGGTGCATGTGTTCTTCTCCAGATGGCCGCTAGATGCAGGACATGAAGGATGGTTGAAGGTAAGTGAAATTGCTCATGCTGTAGCCGACGAGCCTGGAGGCCCATATAAGGTGTTGGGTACAGTGATGACTGGTAGGAAGGGGAAAGCCTGGGACGCAGCGACCATTCATAATCCAACGGTGCAAAAAATCGGTTCAAAGTATGCGATGTTCTACCTGGGCAATTCCGATGGAACTGTGCATACCCAACGTATTGGGCTGGCTATAGCAGATTCATTGTATGGTCCCTGGAGCCGAGTAGGCAATGAACCCATATTAGATGTAAGTGAAGACAAAGGGATGTGGGACAGCTACATTACAGTAAATCCGGCTTTGCTGCAGCATCAAGACGGACAATTCTGGCTTTATTACAAAGCATGGGATCGGTACAACGACAATATGCGTAAAATGGGGGTGGCCATTGCGAAGCATATTGAAGGCCCTTATATCAAGCATCCCGCTAATCCGCTGGTTGACTTCTCCTGCATCCCGGCTGAAGCAGAGGACGCCTATGTCTTTGAAGAAAATGGAAAATACCATATGCTTATGCGAGATATGGGGGTGTTCAGCGAACGAGGTGGAATCTATCTGGAGTCGGAAGACGGCTTGCAATGGTCCCAGCCAACGATTGGTTATTACCCAAGTCATTATTATTTTGATGAACCAGAGTACCGCTTTGAGAGGCCGCAAGTGCTCATGAGGAATGGAACCCCTGCTTATCTGTTCTTGGCGCTTATGGGCTGGAATGGTCAACGATCAAGTGGAGCAGTATTAAAAATCCAGAAATAA
- a CDS encoding ABC transporter permease subunit codes for MRTVSSIQTNPKVRMRLPAEHLKQAKRSWQLLVLFSLPLAYLIIFQYWPMYGAQIAFKDFIPVKGVMGSEWVGMKHMTRFFGSYDFWRVLKNTIGLAFYHLIVGFPVPIILALGLNYVRQARFKKSVQMITYAPHFISTVVMVGMLLQFLDPRTGIVNQFLKLIGADPVHFMAKPELFQTIYVLSDIWQNAGWGCIIYLAALAGVSPTLHEAAVVDGASKWRRIWHIDLPGIMPVMIILLILSMGNLMQTGFEKVYLMQNPVNITTSEVIDTYVYKVGLISDGLNFSYASAIGLFKSIVNLILLVTVNQIARVVGKESLW; via the coding sequence ATGAGAACGGTTTCATCCATACAAACCAATCCAAAAGTCAGAATGCGCCTTCCGGCAGAACATCTGAAGCAGGCAAAACGCAGCTGGCAGCTGCTTGTTTTGTTTTCATTGCCGCTTGCATATTTAATCATTTTTCAATATTGGCCGATGTATGGAGCTCAAATCGCATTTAAAGATTTTATTCCCGTGAAAGGCGTTATGGGAAGCGAATGGGTCGGCATGAAGCACATGACGAGGTTTTTTGGTTCCTACGATTTCTGGAGAGTGCTGAAAAATACGATTGGCCTGGCCTTCTATCATTTAATCGTCGGATTTCCGGTGCCGATTATCCTGGCGCTAGGACTGAACTATGTCAGGCAGGCCAGATTCAAGAAGTCTGTGCAAATGATTACGTATGCGCCGCACTTTATATCCACTGTTGTTATGGTCGGTATGCTGCTTCAGTTTCTGGATCCACGAACAGGCATTGTAAACCAGTTTCTAAAGCTAATAGGTGCAGACCCCGTTCACTTTATGGCGAAGCCTGAGCTGTTTCAAACCATCTACGTTCTGTCTGATATTTGGCAGAATGCTGGATGGGGGTGCATCATTTATTTGGCTGCGCTGGCAGGCGTAAGCCCGACGCTGCATGAGGCTGCAGTCGTTGACGGCGCAAGCAAGTGGCGTCGCATCTGGCATATTGACCTTCCGGGCATTATGCCGGTCATGATCATTCTGTTGATCTTGTCGATGGGCAATCTAATGCAAACGGGGTTTGAGAAGGTTTACCTCATGCAGAATCCCGTCAATATTACAACCTCTGAAGTTATTGATACTTATGTCTACAAGGTCGGGCTGATCTCGGATGGATTAAATTTCTCCTATGCTTCGGCTATCGGTTTGTTCAAGTCTATCGTAAATTTAATATTGCTCGTAACCGTCAATCAGATTGCGCGTGTGGTTGGCAAAGAAAGTCTTTGGTAG
- a CDS encoding helix-turn-helix domain-containing protein: MSNRRGRPVFKFLIPYLSMLLLASLVSVIMYQQTSRVVKEEVSSRNQAVLQLAKQQLDRQIVETNQLAISLSQDPRVLAMQQIENPYERSSITRLMELQKQLGSYSAITPSIENYYIHYIKSQFVISPDKHSLLSRASSAEAQSDSVHTFIKGLEDRYYYQEMMPELKLRSANGERRLIPYIHSIGYPSYYLSHIVMFIDSSSIRNALRSIDLSEGGYAYLANQEGDIIAGVAGSGEFLPRTSHNEHEQPSGQFVTSIGLDNGSWSLVAVQPEHIVLRKVYYVKKISAVIIFGMLAIGGVASVLFAYRNSRPLKALIQTVFQLESHNERLHRSMEEQKPLLQAAFLQRLLDGAYPGQKEMESVMQYLDIPLQGERYSVIIIQLPYILESIDMGALEKLDLEKAGLRECIAELEGNHACMLDIGESRLAMIYSSDTVIEDAWKEELTMKLSAIQELFLGRFQHALQFGIGRPYSSLMDVSASFEEASIALSFGMPSSSPMPYYDELPRHPQSYYYPFDVEQKLLNYLRSGNMEELDNTFGNLFVENFVERSLIEPVLRLLLSELVSTALKFIDQSGTQMFEDESIDMMSFLQLPHGAGEAEACFHRITRLYQHIASKTIDQKRIRNEELMREIVSYLDLHYSDPSLCLPMLSDQFQISETYLSLLVKEHTGCSFTEYVNTKRMNAAKELLSESRLNIEQIADHVGYSSLNSFSRAFKRMHGVTPTHYRAFSGQ; this comes from the coding sequence ATGTCCAATCGTCGCGGGAGACCGGTGTTCAAATTTCTTATACCTTATTTGAGCATGCTGCTGCTTGCCAGCTTGGTATCTGTCATTATGTATCAGCAGACGAGCCGTGTGGTGAAGGAAGAGGTGTCGAGCCGCAACCAGGCCGTCCTACAGCTGGCTAAGCAGCAATTGGATCGACAGATTGTAGAGACCAATCAGCTTGCCATTAGCCTGAGCCAGGATCCGAGGGTGCTCGCTATGCAGCAAATTGAGAACCCATATGAGCGAAGCAGCATTACACGTCTGATGGAATTGCAGAAGCAACTTGGCAGCTATTCGGCTATTACACCATCCATTGAAAATTACTACATTCATTATATAAAAAGCCAATTTGTAATATCACCTGATAAACATAGCTTATTATCCCGAGCTTCCAGCGCGGAAGCGCAGTCGGATTCCGTCCACACGTTTATTAAGGGTCTTGAGGATCGGTACTATTATCAGGAGATGATGCCGGAGCTGAAGCTCCGCAGCGCTAATGGTGAACGCCGGCTAATTCCTTACATTCATTCCATTGGTTATCCAAGCTATTATTTGTCACATATTGTGATGTTCATCGACAGCTCTTCTATAAGGAATGCGTTGCGTTCGATTGATCTCTCGGAGGGCGGTTATGCCTATCTTGCCAACCAGGAGGGTGACATTATTGCCGGTGTTGCCGGCAGCGGCGAATTCCTTCCTCGAACCAGCCATAATGAACATGAGCAGCCTTCCGGTCAATTCGTCACCTCCATTGGGCTCGACAACGGCAGCTGGAGTCTCGTTGCCGTACAGCCGGAGCATATCGTGCTGCGAAAGGTGTACTATGTCAAAAAAATATCTGCGGTTATTATCTTCGGCATGCTGGCAATTGGAGGCGTGGCTTCTGTGCTGTTTGCTTATCGCAACAGCAGACCATTAAAAGCACTCATTCAGACTGTATTCCAATTAGAGTCGCATAATGAGCGGCTGCATCGAAGCATGGAAGAGCAAAAGCCGTTGCTGCAGGCGGCATTCCTGCAACGGCTGCTGGATGGTGCGTATCCCGGACAAAAAGAAATGGAGTCTGTGATGCAGTATTTGGATATTCCCTTACAGGGCGAACGATATTCCGTTATCATTATTCAATTACCCTATATCTTGGAGTCGATTGATATGGGAGCGTTGGAGAAGCTGGATCTGGAGAAAGCAGGCTTAAGGGAATGTATCGCGGAGCTGGAGGGGAATCACGCTTGTATGCTGGATATTGGCGAGAGCCGGCTGGCCATGATTTATTCCTCTGATACAGTCATTGAGGATGCTTGGAAGGAAGAGCTGACCATGAAGCTAAGTGCCATTCAGGAGTTGTTTCTCGGACGCTTCCAGCATGCCTTGCAGTTCGGCATAGGGCGACCTTATTCCTCATTAATGGATGTGTCGGCATCCTTCGAAGAGGCCTCCATTGCCTTGTCCTTCGGTATGCCTTCCTCTAGTCCCATGCCGTATTACGATGAGTTGCCCAGACATCCGCAATCGTATTATTATCCGTTCGATGTGGAGCAGAAGCTTCTTAACTATTTGCGAAGCGGGAACATGGAAGAGCTTGACAACACCTTTGGCAACTTGTTCGTCGAAAATTTTGTTGAGCGCTCTTTAATCGAACCTGTCCTACGGCTCTTGTTGTCCGAATTGGTCAGTACGGCTCTCAAGTTTATTGATCAGTCGGGCACGCAGATGTTCGAGGATGAAAGTATAGATATGATGTCCTTTCTGCAATTGCCTCATGGAGCAGGTGAAGCGGAGGCTTGCTTTCATCGAATTACAAGGCTGTACCAGCACATTGCGAGCAAGACCATTGACCAGAAGCGTATTCGGAATGAAGAGCTGATGCGCGAAATTGTCAGTTATCTGGACCTCCACTATTCAGACCCTTCCTTATGTCTGCCCATGCTGTCTGATCAATTCCAAATATCGGAGACTTATCTTTCGTTGCTGGTAAAAGAACATACAGGCTGCTCTTTCACGGAATATGTGAACACTAAGCGTATGAATGCTGCCAAAGAGCTATTGTCGGAGTCCAGGCTCAACATTGAACAGATTGCTGACCATGTGGGATATTCGTCGCTGAATTCATTCAGCCGAGCGTTCAAGCGTATGCATGGCGTAACGCCTACGCATTATCGAGCATTTTCCGGGCAGTGA
- a CDS encoding alpha-L-fucosidase: MININQINDVIGKGPFQDNWESLSRYTVPSWYKKAKFGIFIHWGVYSVPAYGNEWYPREMYLKDSARRDRQDVSMFDYHIQTYGPQHEFGYKDFIPMFKAEKFDPAAWASLFRRAGARYVMPVAEHHDGFQMYDSQLSQWNAAKMGPQRDIIRALKEAVQEKGMKFAVSSHRAENWWFYDGGMTFHSDVQDDSFRGLYGPAQPRDPEWTIHGEGPDEAFLTDWLLRTCELVDLYQPSIVWFDWWIMNIRFKPYLKKFAAYYYNRAAEWGTEVAINYKLDAYMHGTAVFDIERGQLNGIRPELWQTDTSVARNSWSHSVNNQYKDPADLICDLIDIVSKNGCLLLNIGPKADGTIPQEDESILLAIGDWLAVNGEGIYDTTHWKIYGEGPTQSGEEMHTEGKRGAYTEEDIRFTFKDGTLYAFVMKLPTSGTVMIRSLSTNSRHFRSVISSVNTLDGNLPLEWTVSNEGLEIDISSLAETPYPTGFKIGME; encoded by the coding sequence ATGATAAATATAAATCAAATAAATGATGTGATTGGGAAAGGTCCGTTTCAGGACAACTGGGAGTCGTTAAGCCGCTATACGGTGCCGAGTTGGTACAAAAAGGCGAAGTTTGGCATCTTCATTCATTGGGGAGTCTACTCGGTCCCAGCTTATGGGAATGAGTGGTATCCTCGTGAAATGTACTTGAAGGATAGCGCCAGGCGGGATCGGCAGGATGTCAGCATGTTTGATTACCATATACAAACCTATGGCCCGCAGCATGAGTTCGGATATAAGGATTTTATTCCGATGTTCAAGGCAGAAAAGTTTGATCCTGCGGCTTGGGCAAGCTTATTCAGAAGAGCGGGTGCGAGGTATGTAATGCCCGTCGCTGAACATCATGATGGCTTCCAAATGTACGACAGCCAATTGTCGCAATGGAATGCCGCGAAGATGGGGCCGCAGCGCGACATCATCAGAGCGCTGAAGGAAGCTGTGCAGGAGAAGGGGATGAAATTCGCGGTGTCTTCCCATCGGGCGGAGAACTGGTGGTTCTACGACGGTGGAATGACCTTTCATTCGGATGTCCAGGACGACAGCTTCCGCGGTTTATATGGTCCGGCTCAGCCAAGGGATCCGGAATGGACGATTCACGGGGAAGGACCGGACGAAGCGTTCTTGACCGATTGGCTGCTTAGAACTTGCGAGCTTGTTGACCTATACCAGCCATCGATCGTCTGGTTCGACTGGTGGATCATGAATATTCGCTTCAAGCCATATCTTAAGAAATTCGCAGCCTATTATTATAATCGGGCAGCGGAGTGGGGGACGGAGGTTGCGATCAATTACAAGCTGGACGCTTATATGCATGGCACAGCAGTGTTCGATATTGAACGCGGTCAATTGAATGGCATTCGTCCCGAGCTGTGGCAGACCGACACTTCTGTTGCTCGCAACTCTTGGTCTCACAGTGTCAATAATCAATATAAGGACCCGGCGGACTTGATCTGCGATCTGATCGATATAGTGAGCAAGAACGGTTGTTTGTTGTTGAACATTGGACCGAAGGCGGACGGAACGATTCCGCAGGAAGACGAGTCAATCCTTCTTGCGATAGGTGATTGGCTTGCCGTGAACGGGGAAGGCATCTACGATACGACACATTGGAAGATATATGGTGAAGGACCGACCCAATCGGGAGAAGAGATGCACACGGAAGGCAAGCGGGGTGCCTATACAGAAGAAGATATCCGATTCACCTTCAAGGACGGGACGTTATATGCTTTCGTTATGAAGCTGCCCACTAGCGGAACCGTTATGATCCGATCTCTGTCCACGAATTCACGTCATTTCCGCAGTGTCATTTCAAGTGTAAACACTCTTGATGGCAACCTGCCGCTTGAATGGACAGTTTCTAATGAGGGGTTGGAGATCGATATTTCTTCTCTGGCTGAAACTCCGTATCCTACAGGCTTCAAAATTGGGATGGAGTAG
- a CDS encoding carbohydrate ABC transporter permease — protein sequence MGSPRQRIKESKGDAAFTWINYSILLTMVIITLYPLIYIVSASFSDSQAVVSGKVWLWPVQPTLDGYEAIFKHKLIVSSVMNSFYYMIVGTLFNVVLTLLAAYPLSRRDFYGAKLFMVLLVFTMMFDGGLIPRYLLVKDLGMLDTRWALIIPAALSVWNVIITRTYFRVTISSELLEAAQMDGCNDFRFLWRIVLPLSAPIIAVISLFYAVGHWNQYFNALIYLKDQSLYPLQIVLKDILVQNKVDMSMVADAVEMAEKDALRQLLKYSLIVVAAGPVLVLYPFVQKHFVKGVMIGSLKE from the coding sequence ATGGGAAGTCCAAGGCAGAGAATCAAAGAATCAAAAGGGGATGCGGCGTTCACCTGGATCAATTATAGTATCCTGCTTACGATGGTTATTATTACACTGTATCCTCTCATCTATATTGTAAGCGCATCCTTTAGCGACAGTCAGGCTGTCGTCTCCGGGAAGGTATGGCTGTGGCCGGTTCAACCGACACTGGATGGCTACGAAGCGATATTCAAGCACAAGCTGATTGTATCCTCTGTCATGAATTCCTTCTATTACATGATTGTAGGCACTCTATTTAATGTTGTTCTTACGCTGCTGGCCGCTTATCCGTTGTCGCGAAGAGACTTTTATGGCGCCAAGCTGTTTATGGTCCTGCTTGTATTCACGATGATGTTCGATGGAGGATTAATTCCGCGTTATTTGCTTGTCAAAGATCTCGGTATGCTGGATACGCGGTGGGCGCTTATTATTCCCGCTGCGCTTAGCGTGTGGAATGTCATTATTACACGAACCTACTTCCGCGTAACCATTTCCAGCGAGCTGCTGGAGGCGGCACAGATGGACGGCTGCAACGATTTCCGGTTCCTGTGGAGGATTGTGCTCCCGCTGTCCGCCCCGATTATCGCCGTCATTAGTTTGTTTTATGCCGTCGGTCATTGGAATCAATATTTCAACGCGCTTATTTATTTGAAGGATCAATCGCTTTACCCCCTGCAAATTGTATTAAAGGATATTCTGGTACAAAACAAGGTGGATATGAGCATGGTGGCCGATGCCGTTGAAATGGCGGAGAAGGATGCCCTGCGACAGCTGCTCAAATATTCCTTGATTGTAGTCGCCGCAGGACCGGTATTGGTCTTGTATCCGTTCGTGCAGAAGCATTTTGTAAAGGGCGTTATGATCGGCTCGTTAAAGGAGTAG
- a CDS encoding sulfatase-like hydrolase/transferase has translation MHKSSTKPNIVSILADDMGAWALGCSGNSEIKTPHLDKLAEGGARFDQFYCVSPVCSPARASILTGTIPSRHGVHDWIRSGSVNKSELPNKMSSMSIFHDEHEAEAYLEGQLTYTDLLSQAGYRCALSGKWHLGNSSKPQHGFHHWYTIVRGGCSYMKPDVVEQDEFRIEDGYVTDLITDHAIHFIEELTTTADPFYLSVHYTAPHSPWEHSEHPERYLQMYDDCEFNSVPELPAHPNQIPTCPRGEGDRRRELLQGYYAAITAMDHGIGQIVAKLDEKGIRDNTLIVFMTDNGMNMGHHGIWGKGNGTFPLNMFDTSVKIPAIFHHRGMIPAGQVLRELVSQYDVFPTLLEYAGIELHHHEIGPGRSFAKLMLGTEGNHNEHIVVYDEYGPVRMIRTKEWKYVHRYPYGPHELYQLSRDPEENVNRIQDTSCALTIEDMQLRLGNWFSQYVLPESDGVYAPVTGLGQMKSIRRGRIEAGTFKS, from the coding sequence ATGCATAAAAGTAGCACGAAGCCCAATATTGTATCTATTCTAGCTGATGATATGGGAGCCTGGGCGTTAGGCTGTTCTGGCAATTCGGAAATAAAAACCCCGCATTTGGATAAGCTGGCGGAGGGGGGAGCGCGGTTTGATCAGTTTTATTGTGTATCACCCGTATGCTCCCCGGCCAGAGCTTCCATTCTAACGGGTACGATCCCCTCAAGGCATGGCGTACATGATTGGATTCGTTCAGGGAGTGTGAACAAATCAGAGCTTCCGAACAAGATGAGCAGCATGTCAATCTTCCACGACGAGCATGAGGCAGAGGCCTATTTGGAAGGTCAGCTTACTTATACCGACTTGTTATCTCAAGCTGGGTATCGTTGCGCGTTAAGCGGCAAATGGCATTTGGGCAACAGCTCTAAACCCCAGCATGGATTTCATCATTGGTATACCATTGTGCGAGGGGGCTGCTCCTACATGAAGCCAGACGTTGTGGAGCAAGATGAATTCCGTATAGAGGATGGCTACGTGACTGATCTCATTACAGATCATGCCATTCATTTTATTGAGGAATTGACGACCACGGCTGATCCATTTTATCTAAGCGTACATTATACGGCACCACATTCCCCATGGGAGCATTCGGAGCATCCTGAACGGTACTTGCAAATGTATGACGATTGTGAGTTCAACTCTGTTCCAGAGCTTCCAGCGCACCCCAATCAAATTCCAACCTGTCCACGAGGAGAAGGGGACAGACGACGGGAGCTGCTGCAGGGCTATTATGCAGCTATAACGGCCATGGACCATGGTATCGGACAAATCGTTGCAAAGCTGGATGAGAAGGGGATTAGAGACAATACTCTGATTGTCTTTATGACAGATAACGGAATGAATATGGGACACCATGGTATATGGGGCAAAGGAAACGGAACGTTTCCACTTAATATGTTCGATACTTCAGTGAAGATTCCAGCCATATTCCATCATCGGGGCATGATTCCAGCGGGACAAGTGCTTCGGGAGCTTGTAAGCCAATATGATGTGTTTCCGACATTGCTGGAGTATGCAGGCATTGAGCTTCATCATCACGAGATAGGCCCAGGCCGAAGCTTTGCGAAGCTAATGCTAGGGACAGAGGGAAATCATAATGAACATATCGTTGTATATGATGAATATGGTCCCGTTCGTATGATTCGAACGAAGGAATGGAAGTATGTGCACAGATATCCGTATGGACCGCATGAGCTGTACCAGCTTAGCAGAGATCCGGAAGAGAATGTTAATCGCATTCAAGATACGAGCTGCGCGCTAACCATTGAGGACATGCAATTACGTCTGGGCAACTGGTTTAGCCAATACGTCTTGCCGGAATCGGACGGTGTATATGCGCCGGTTACAGGCCTCGGTCAGATGAAATCTATTCGTCGGGGCCGAATAGAGGCAGGCACATTCAAGTCGTGA